One stretch of Malus domestica chromosome 14, GDT2T_hap1 DNA includes these proteins:
- the LOC103424611 gene encoding WUSCHEL-related homeobox 1-like, translating to MWMMGYNDGGHGDFNMPDSFNGRKLRPLVPRPLPSVNNTVSSTITTPPCLNRSAIHGSHDFFPQYHQLAAMAEQNKRSEFLNTPQVVVSSRWNPTPEQLRALEELYRRGTRTPSAEQIQHITAQLRKYGKIEGKNVFYWFQNHKARERQKRRRQMESSALSADHDQPLQISMTSADNQKKEESLGASMTGFEVEETKNWAPFTNCSTTTLAEESVSIQRAAKARMAAADCRADGWIQFDEEELQQRRNFVERNATWQMMQLSCPSHPHPPTHLINTPPTCASTTTRSRAAATGRTMDQRLIKSHDLSICIAPHASETGFNIEQDHGCEESQTLQLFPLRSGHANASANTNELSISDKDHAELSASFSAHPYSFFEFLPLKN from the exons ATGTGGATGATGGGTTACAATGACGGTGGCCATGGCGATTTCAACATGCCGGATTCTTTCAATGGACGGAAGCTCCGCCCTCTCGTTCCGAGGCCACTTCCATCTGTAAACAACACAGTTTCTTCAACCATCACAACTCCTCCTTGTCTAAACCGATCAGCAATTCATGGCTCTCACGATTTTTTTCCGCAGTATCACCAACTCGCCG CTATGGCTGAACAAAACAAGAGATCGGAGTTTCTCAACACGCCACAGGTTGTAGTGAGCTCAAGATGGAACCCTACGCCGGAGCAGTTGAGGGCTCTTGAAGAATTATACAGACGAGGGACTCGAACACCGTCCGCGGAGCAGATTCAGCACATCACCGCTCAGCTTCGGAAATATGGAAAGATAGAGGGGAAGAATGTGTTCTATTGGTTCCAAAACCACAAGGCCAGAGAAAGGCAGAAACGTCGCCGTCAAATGGAATCATCTGCCCTCTCTGCAGATCACGACCAGCCACTGCAAATATCAATGACGTCTGCAGATaatcaaaagaaagaagaatcaTTAG GGGCAAGTATGACAGGGTTTGAAGTTGAAGAGACCAAGAACTGGGCACCCTTTACAAACTGTAGTACTACTACTCTTGCTGAG GAATCTGTTTCAATACAAAGGGCAGCAAAAGCAAGAATGGCAGCAGCGGACTGCAGGGCGGATGGATGGATCCAATTCGACGAAGAAGAATTGCAGCAAAGAAGAAACTTTGTAGAAAGGAATGCCACGTGGCAGATGATGCAGTTGTCTTGTCCTTCTCACCCTCACCCTCCCACCCACCTCATAAACACCCCTCCTACTTGTGCTAGTACGACAACCAGATCTAGGGCAGCAGCTACAGGAAGAACAATGGACCAAAGGCTCATTAAGTCTCATGATCTCAGCATCTGTATAGCACCCCACGCATCAGAAACTGGTTTCAACATTGAGCAAGATCATGGATGTGAGGAATCTCAAACCCTTCAACTCTTTCCGCTTCGAAGCGGTCATGCCAATGCCAGTGCCAATACCAATGAATTAAGCATTAGCGATAAGGATCATGCGGAGCTATCGGCTAGCTTCAGTGCTCATCCTTACTCCTTTTTTGAGTTCCTTCCATTAAAGAATTAA
- the LOC103424612 gene encoding tubulin beta-4 chain-like: MREILHIQGGQCGNQIGSKFWEVVCDEHGIDPTGQYTGNTDIQLERVNVYYNEASGGRYVPRAVLMDLEPGTMDSIRAGPYGQIFRPDNFVFGQSGAGNNWAKGHYTEGAELIDSVLDVVRKEAESCDCLQGFQVCHSLGGGTGSGMGTLLISKIREEFPDRMMLTFSVFPSPKVSDTVVEPYNATLSVHQLVENGDECMVLDNEALYDICFRTLKLTTPSFGDLNHLISGTMSGVTCCLRFPGQLNSDLRKLAVNLIPFPRLHFFMVGFAPLTSRGSQQYCALSVPELTQQMWDAKNMMCAADPRHGRYLTASAMFRGKMSTKEVDEQMMNVQNKNSSYFVEWIPNNVKSSVCDIPPQGLIMSSTFIGNSTSIQEMFRRVSEQFTAMFRRKAFLHWYTGEGMDEMEFTEAESNMNDLVAEYQQYQDATIDEDGDYVEEEEGMGGGEEH, from the exons ATGAGAGAGATTCTGCACATCCAGGGAGGGCAATGTGGGAACCAAATAGGATCAAAGTTCTGGGAGGTTGTGTGCGACGAGCACGGCATAGACCCCACCGGGCAGTACACCGGTAACACTGACATTCAGTTGGAGAGGGTCAATGTTTATTACAACGAGGCCAGCGGCGGCCGTTACGTGCCTCGCGCGGTGCTCATGGACCTCGAGCCAGGCACCATGGACAGCATTCGCGCTGGGCCTTACGGCCAGATTTTCCGGCCAGATAACTTTGTTTTTGGACAGTCCGGGGCCGGAAACAATTGGGCTAAAGGTCATTACACGGAAGGCGCTGAGCTTATTGATTCGGTGCTCGATGTTGTTAGGAAAGAGGCTGAGAGCTGTGACTGCTTGCAAG GATTTCAAGTATGTCACTCACTTGGAGGCGGAACCGGCTCCGGAATGGGAACTCTGCTCATTTCAAAGATCAGAGAAGAATTCCCAGATCGAATGATGCTCACCTTCTCTGTCTTTCCATCTCCGAAGGTTTCAGACACTGTTGTAGAGCCTTACAATGCCACACTTTCCGTTCACCAACTGGTCGAGAATGGCGATGAGTGTATGGTCCTCGACAATGAAGCCCTCTATGATATCTGCTTTAGGACTCTCAAGCTCACCACCCCAAGCT TTGGGGATCTGAATCATCTGATTTCGGGAACTATGAGCGGAGTTACTTGTTGCCTACGCTTCCCTGGACAATTGAACTCAGATCTGCGAAAGCTAGCCGTGAACTTAATCCCATTCCCACGACTACACTTCTTCATGGTGGGATTTGCGCCTCTGACATCTCGAGGATCGCAGCAGTACTGTGCATTGTCTGTCCCCGAACTGACACAACAAATGTGGGATGCCAAAAACATGATGTGCGCAGCTGATCCGCGCCACGGACGTTACCTCACAGCATCAGCGATGTTTCGAGGTAAAATGAGCACAAAAGAAGTAGACGAACAGATGATGAATGTGCAGAACAAGAACTCCTCCTACTTCGTTGAATGGATTCCGAACAATGTGAAATCCAGCGTTTGTGACATTCCGCCGCAAGGTCTTATCATGTCTTCGACATTCATTGGGAATTCGACTTCTATACAAGAGATGTTCCGAAGAGTAAGCGAGCAGTTCACGGCGATGTTTAGGAGGAAGGCCTTCTTGCACTGGTATACCGGAGAAGGAATGGATGAGATGGAGTTTACGGAAGCGGAGAGCAACATGAACGATCTTGTTGCGGAATACCAACAGTACCAAGATGCCACGATTGATGAAGATGGCGATTACGTCGAAGAGGAAGAAGGGATGGGAGGTGGAGAAGAACACTGA
- the LOC103455627 gene encoding phosphoethanolamine N-methyltransferase 1, whose translation MAASANGEEREVQKNYWVEHSADLTVEAMMLDSKASDLDKEERPEVLSMLPPYEGQSIVELGAGIGRFTGELAEKAGQLVALDFIDSVIKKNESINGHHKNVKFMCADVTSPDLKISEGSVDLIFSNWLLMYLSDKEVEKLVERMMGWLKVGGYIFFRESCFHQSGDSKRKSNPTHYREPRFYTKVFKECHMPDDSGNFFELSLVSCKCIGAYVRNKKNQNQICWLWQKVPSENDRGFQQFLDNVQYKNNGILRYERVFGRGFVSTGGIETTKEFVAKLDLKPGQKVLDVGCGIGGGDFYMASNFDVEVIGIDLSVNMISFALEQSIGLKCAVEFEVADCTKKTYPDNTFDVIYSRDTILHIQDKPALFRSFYEWLKPGGKVLISDYCRCVGTPSENFAEYIKQRGYDLHDVKAYGQMLKDAGFDEVIAEDRTDQFKAVLERELDAVEKDKDSFVQDFSQEDYDDIIGGWKAKLIRVDSGEQKWGLFIAKKN comes from the exons ATGGCTGCTTCTGCTAATG GTGAAGAACGGGAGGTGCAGAAGAACTACTGGGTGGAGCACTCCGCCGATTTGACGGTTGAGGCCATGATGCTCGACTCCAAGGCCTCTGATCTCGACAAGGAAGAACGACCTGAG GTGCTTTCTATGCTCCCTCCCTATGAGGGTCAATCGATTGTAGAACTCGGAGCTGGGATAGGTCGTTTCACTGGAGAATTAGCTGAAAAGGCCGGTCAGCTTGTCGCATTAGACTTCATTGACAGTGTGATAAAGAAG AATGAGAGCATTAATGGACACCATAAGAACGTCAAGTTCATGTGCGCTGATGTGACATCGCCTGATCTGAAGATTTCTGAAGGATCAGTGGATTTGATATTCTCAAATTGGCTTCTTATGTATCTGTCAGATAAGGAG GTAGAGAAGTTGGTGGAAAGGATGATGGGATGGTTGAAGGTCGGCGGATACATCTTTTTCCGAGAGTCTTGTTTCCACCAATCTGGAGACTCTAAACGAAAATCCAACCCAACCCATTACAGGGAACCCAGATTTTATACCAAG GTTTTCAAAGAATGCCACATGCCTGATGATTCAGGGAATTTCTTTGAACTCTCTCTTGTTAGTTGCAAATGTATTGGAGCTTATGTTCGGAACAAAAAGAATCAAAATCAG ATCTGCTGGTTATGGCAGAAAGTCCCTTCAGAAAATGATAGAGGGTTCCAGCAGTTCTTGGATAATGTTCAGTACAAAAATAATGGCATACTACGATATGAGCGTGTCTTTGGGCGAGGTTTCGTGAGCACAGGAGGGATCG AGACTACGAAAGAATTTGTGGCAAAGTTGGATCTGAAGCCTGGCCAGAAAGTTCTTGATGTAGGCTGTGGCATCGGGGGAGGTGACTTCTATATGGCCTCAAACTTTGATGTTGAGGTTATTGGCATTGACCTCTCTGTGAATATGATTTCTTTTGCTCTCGAACAATCCATTGGACTCAAATGCGCTGTCGAGTTTGAAGTTGCTGATTGCACAAAAAAGACTTATCCTGACAATACCTTTGATGTGATATACAGCCGCGACACCATTTTACACATTCAA GACAAGCCTGCATTATTCCGATCCTTCTACGAGTGGTTGAAGCCAGGCGGTAAAGTTCTCATCAGTGATTACTGTAGGTGTGTTGGAACTCCATCTGAAAACTTTGCTGAGTATATTAAGCAAAGGGGATACGATCTCCATGATGTAAAAGCTTATGGTCAG ATGCTCAAGGACGCTGGTTTTGATGAGGTCATTGCTGAGGATCGTACTGATCAGTTCAAAGCAGTTCTGGAGCGGGAACTGGATGCCGTTGAGAAGGATAAGGATTCATTCGTCCAGGACTTTTCTCAG GAGGATTATGATGACATCATCGGTGGATGGAAGGCAAAACTGATCAGGGTTGATTCCGGCGAGCAGAAGTGGGGCCTGTTCATTGCCAAGAAGAATTGA
- the LOC139191283 gene encoding uncharacterized protein, producing the protein MKNSLLDGMVGTSNHTYSYLVRIPHVCSPGCYARSGSPLNVGDLLNFLSAIFFEIHMLRTEHISGSTKKENFFAILGYDVCVVALLSKIWVFIGGLLDGTDYSNQSPWTWTELWDWIVAFQWIPAIYTGAFSTGLCLRIEIFRSSPPKEFTEDGKEKGDLQRVPVEHKLQNGLYFTGCCEI; encoded by the exons ATGAAAAATAGTTTGCTTGATGGCATGGTTGGAACAAGCAACCATACCTACTCGTACTTGGTTCGGATTCCTCATGTCTGCTCTCCGGGTTGCTATGCTCGCAGTGGATCACCTCTGAAT GTTGGAGATCTTTTGAACTTCTTGAGTGCAATATTTTTCGAAATTCATATGCTTCGAACTGAACATATTTCTGGAagcacaaagaaagaaaacttctTTGCAATTCTTGGATATGATGTTTGTGTCGTTGCTCTCTTatccaaaatttgggttttcatCGGAGGGTTGTTGGATGGTACCGACTATTCCAACCAATCACCATGGACATGGACAGAGCTATGGGACTGGATTGTTGCATTTCAATGGATACCTGCAATTTATACCGGTGCATTTTCAACTGGATTATGCTTACGGATTGAG ATTTTTAGGTCCTCACCCCCGAAAGAATTTACAGAAGATGGTAAAGAGAAAGGTGATCTCCAACGAGTTCCAGTCGAGCATAAATTACAAAACGGTCTCTACTTCACCGGTTGTTGTGAGATCTGA